The following is a genomic window from Malus sylvestris chromosome 7, drMalSylv7.2, whole genome shotgun sequence.
TTCGTTAGAACttccgtcaaaatgagtcacgtgTCATGCACATGAGGCTGAATTAAGAGGCAAATATGgaaaatcaaataagaaaatttGTATTAattgtccctcaactttaatccaactggagaaatggtccctcaactttaaccaaatTAGAGCAATGATTAATCAACTTTAAATCAATCCAATTGTGACAATAGTCTTTCCAATGTAACTCATTTAGACAGAATTCTGACggagttgatgaaaatgactatagctacacgttttgatgagttgattgACCAATGATAATTTTCAATTGAGAGATTATtatccaatttgattaaagttgaaggactattgttacaatttacgcttaaaataaataagtaaaGGACGCATTTGACACTCAATTAAATAATAGTAGAAGAAATGGACGCTTCCTTTGCCTTTGATCCGGGCAGGTGAAAAAGAAATGGAGCTTTTAGATGTCTGCACTGCCCCAAATGCTGGACTAGCCTAGTGCTTCCCcggctcctctctctctctctctctctctctctctctctctctcttcagagACACTTGCATTAGAAATTTGGAAGGAAGGTATGTTTCTCAGTCTCACTCACACCGTCACACAATTGTTAACatttatgggttttatttaaattcgTTTTCTTTTTCGGGGTCTGGTTATTTTAATCTGTAATTATTGTTTTGTAGATGACGAGCAACAacagggaagaagaagaggttgTGTCTGGGACATTCACATGGGTGATCGAAAACTTCTCTaagctcaacaacaacaaccttTTCTCTGACGTTTTCACCATCGCTGGTTTCAAAtggtattattttattttatttttttgttcttttggagCTTCTTCTATTTACATTTCCtccattttttatataataaacacacaccatattatatatatatatatatatatatatttttttttttttctatcgttgttatatttgatttattcaattcgaTTATTtagtaaaagagaaaaaaagtgtGCGGTTATCATTTTTCTCTTTACGAGTCTAAGGATTTGTTCAAACAAACTGcaagttattatttattttaacctaaaaaaagCTACTGATTATTTCTCAATACAGCCATTTAATATTAATGTCCAGTAATATTCTTCTTCATATGTAAGAGAGAGGTGTTAGATTCAACTCATGATAACGGCAAGTTAATACTAGTTTATTTTGTTTGACCTATTGTATGGCTTAATCAAAATTCATCATTCCTTATCATAAATATATCGTTAATCgttcaataaataaaaaataaataaaaactacaggctgaactaaaagaaaaaaaaaaggggaaacatGAACCAGGTAAACCTAGCACGGCCCATAAGGCCGAACTTGGTCCAAGATTATTACATTGTGCCGTATCATGCATGTGTTTGTAGTTCTTTTCCCTCTAATTATAAGCAAATATTGAGAGGAGGGGATTCGAACTCGAAACTCAGGTGCAAGGGTCAATGATGTTTTCAGTATTTTACTagctttggtttggtttggtttggtttgaacAGGAGGATCCTTGTTGTACGTCCAAAGTGGTTATCCGACCAAGATCCTAATGGCCTAGTCCAGTTGGCCATATATTTGGGCATTGCCGATGCTTCAAGCTTGGCACCTGGATGGAGTAGATATTCCAGCTTTAGCTTGACCCTGGTCAATCGACTTGACACCAACAAGTCAATCACAAAGCCTGCAACCGGTATTGTTCTACCCTCGAGTCCATCTCTTTTCATTCGCATTCATGCTTGCATAACATTTTCAGAACAAATGTATTCTCTTgatttggatgagttgtttctAACTAGTAACTACATTCTTCGATTGTGGTAACAAATTAGGATACCGTTGGATAGAAAGATTAAAACGAGGGATTTGGATTGATTTTCTAACTTTCATCACTCATGGAGAGGTGAACCATATACGCATTTTTTGTTTACTCATCCCTTCCCTTTTTGGAGAGACATTCATGTGATATCCGCCTGATTTGCATTTTGACGACATATTTCTTCATATCGTTAGGTCGTGTAATGCCATGCAGTTTGTAGAAATGTAATGTTGATGTAGCAGGAATTaataatttttagttgatgttTTTTGGCTCAAAGTTTATGACAAATTAATCCCCTACAAATTCAAGAGGGGATTATTTAGAGTATTGAAGGTTTTGAAACCATACTCAAGGCTCTAGAAGACATGTTCAAAACAAAACAGGGGTGATAGTCTGTCATGCTAATCATGCCAAGCACAACATGTTTTTCCTTTCCTGCTGGCTCAGACATGGCATCATACGGATACAAAGAGCGACCTGAGCTGGGCATGATTATCATTTATACTCCTTCTTGGGAACCGTTGGAGAATAAATCGAAAGTTTTGAGATTTGGGGTCAGTTATAATATTTGGTTTACTAGTTAATATGTTTGAATATGTGATTTGGTTTTTCAACGAAGAGTttctgtgtttgtgtgtgtgaataTGTATGTGGATATTATTGCTGGTAGCATTAATCATTGATTGAATTCCTCTATGTCGGTAATAGACTTCTATTGTAATCTCGGAATGTACTTcatctttaattaattacttggtGATGAGATTTGCATTCTTGATTATTTGCTTTCGTTTCCTCGATAACAGGATCTGTAAAAGAGTTCACAGAAAACCACAAGGAGTGGGGCTTCAAATCCTTCATCCCTCTCATCAAGCTTTATGACAGCGCTGCGGGTTATCTTGTGAATGATACATGTATTGTTGAAGCCCGGCTTAATGTCTCAATTAGGATTGGAGACCAAGGAAGTAATTTTTCTGCAAGTACGGATCACTCAGAGAAAGAGCATAAAGCGCAGGAACCTTTGGTTCTGAATTCTAAAGCTGAAAACTCTTCACCGGCGCCTAAAACACCATGTTCTGAATTCCAGCATACACCAGGTTCTGAAAAAGTTTGCACTGAACCTGCTGATGGTGGCCCTACTGAGCCTTCTCTGGTCAAGGAACTCGAGGAATTACCCACGAACCTAACGGGTGAGCTTATGGAATTTAGGGGTTTAGGACAAATCGAGAAAGCTTTTATTCCGCTGCTAGAGGAAGTTTGTTCGTTGCATCCTTCATTGATAGAGTGCCTGCATAAGAGAAACCGTATGGTTGTTGAATGTGCACTCACAGCTTTAGGGGGACTCTTGCATTTTCTGAAAACTACGAAGGTGAAGGATATGACTGAGGATGCCTGTTCACGCCTTCAAAGCTTATGGGAGGATGTCCATATGTTCAAATTTGACTTGGCGTGGCTGGAGACTCATGTTCAATCAGCTTTGGACATGAAGAAGCTTCTGGAAAGGTCAAGGAGAGTGAAAAGACTGAGAGAAGATGTGGATATATTGGATAATGAGATGAAGAGGCGGAGTGCTGCGCTAGCTGTGACAGAGGTGGATCTTGAGATAGCGAAAAGAGACTTGGAAAAGGAGGAAAAGGTCATCGCCGCGATAGATATGGATAGCGAGCTAGGTTATGGGATGCGTTAGCCTTATTGAAGTTTCTCATCCTGTAGGACAGTTAGTGTAAGTTGCAGGACAGATATGTcgaatacatatatatgtatatatatatatattatatttttgaaggttgcagggactATAATTTGGTGACCTTCATCAACTCCCGGTATGATCGATTAGGCCGGATACCATGGTTGATAGGTATTATGCATTTGTTGAAGCTGTACTTGAATTTGCTTGTGTTGAAAATGCATAGTGCTCGGATATGTTTCTATGAAATTGAGAGCCTTTCTGTTTCTTAAAATTGCGCTTCATATTTCTTGATTTTATTGATATTAAGAATATCTTGAGGATCTTAGATTGCTTGTCACGTATGACTCAAACAGTCCCCGCACTCACGAGCCGAGCCGGTAGTGCCGATATTTGGCCACTTTAGCCACTCAAAAGAAACGAGTATGAAGTTTTATCAAAAGATCTCAACAATATATGTGTGTTGTACTATGACTTATAAAGTACTAAATAATTCTACGTCTGACCGATATGGGACTCAAATCTAAGCCACCAGACTCCAACACTACACGAGTCTTGAAattgttaaaaattaaaatatcggGAGTGATTGAGCTGGTCGATCTTGATTGGCTAATGTTTGGGCTGCTGCTGGGTTTTACTCTGCTTGTTATCTTGATTTGGGGTGACTTGGGTTTCACTCCAAGTCATCCCCTATCTTCTGGGCTTATGATTTAAGTCAATTATTTGAAACGTCACGTGTGTTTTTTCAATGAAAGACTAACATAAATTTTGATGTAGATCATAATTGTTAATAATGTGTTCAATTtaacaatttttgtttttaacaataagggcagtgtttgaaaatttttcgataaaaaaattacaaaaagatATGAAAAATGGATCAAAGTCAAAACTTCACCCTACATGgaaaaaattcttaaatttcaaataaaatcGACATATTTTGTTGATATTTCCGACAAATTGATTGAGTATCAGATAAATAATTATATTTCGTCTAAACTAGTATTTGACATTACTTAAagcttaaatttaaatttacatCGAAAGCAACGAATATTGTTATCAATATCAATATTTTTGCAAATTTGCATATCGATATTCCCACCGATATTGATATTTTAAATAATGAACAAGGGTCACATTAAAAATGAAGTAGTATTACCACATGGActacggaaaaaaaaaattagccacaaaaaaaaagaataatgtCAGGGAGATTACATTTTCTGGCCACATTCATGTACCACGTGTTACGACAAATTGACATATATACGACATCGAATGAGATAAAATCATTAATTGAGCTAACAAATATACATCATTTTCCACACATGTGGTACATgaatgtgataaaaaaaaaagaactttaacgaaaagcacctggtactgttcattttaacgaaaaatcacatttttacactaaaaagtcaatcctggtactattcactttaccctttattttgtcattatcattaaaactcaaagttttcaagtcatttttattagttttccttaaaaaaaaatggtatctcttacattttccggccaaaataaagattaaactcgtgtttatttttatataatattttatggGTCTCAGTAGACAGCGAAGATAAGGGTAGGATCACTTTGGACATTGTTTGAGAGACTGGGGCCAGTATAAATTGGAggtatttttttgttgttgtccgCACAGTCCCCCGTGCTGCAGTGTGAGCTCTGCAAGGGAGTGAGTATTTTCATCTCTCTCTAGAACCGTGGGGTAGGGGTTGAaggttcctctctctctctctatctctcactctctctcaccgTCGATCATGGTTAGTTTGGTGTGATGGACCGGGGGGGGAGCATTTACATGAAACATTTTTTTGTGggtattatttaataatttgaatattttgttttgtAGATGACGAGCAACAACAGGGAAGATGAAGAGGTTGTGTCTGAGACATTCACATGGGTGATCGAAAACTTCTCTAAGCTCCAGAACGACAAGCATTACTCCGACGTTTTCACCATCGCTGGTTTCAAAtggtattatttttattattttctcaaaatttgtttaattaattttaattttggttctttttaGATCCTTCAAGATCGCTTTTTTATGAATCCATCGACCCAAGAGCAGCTTTAGATTCACTTGTCAtggtttatttttcttaattttattaattttttttttttttttttacaatttgtcATGGTACAACCTACTATTTAGAAACTCCATTCcaatataaaaaaatgaaagaaagagagaaaatttccagattaaaaaacaaagaaataaaaaatgaaaataggaaTCATCTAGAAGGTTCCACCAGTGACATTTTTCACTTGGACCATCTTCAACTCTTCGGTTGAAAATTTTTAACTcagaaaatttgggttttaactcgGGAACAATTTTTTTGCTTCAATGGttatgaattaaaattttaacccGAGATTgttaaagaataaatttaggTTTTTGCGGTaacttttttcaaaataaaattaatgtagattatcattatttatttttattaacattttaatctaaaaatattaaatatttttttattgttttagccATTCGATTTAATTTGGGCTGTTATGTTTGATCATATACGATTACAGACGTcgaatgaagtggaagagtgcatccgacgtgttgtgtgaccgccgtatgccacttaagcttaaggaaaaattttataggacgacaataaggccggcgatgctgtatggcacataatgttgggcggtgaagcatcaacacgtacataaaatgggtgtagcagagatgaggatgcttcgttggatgtgtgggcacacgagaaatgataagattaggaatgaggatatccgaggtaaagtaggagtcgccgaaattgaaggaaagatgagagaaaatcggttacggtggtttggacatgtgcaaagaatgcctactaacgctccggttagaagatacAACTACAGGACAAAGGTCTAGGCCGAAGggatagaggaagacctagaaaaactttggaagagattttaagaaaagacttagagtacttggatctaatggaggacatgacacaaaaccgagcgtaatggcgttctagaattcatatagccgaccccacttagtgggaaaaggctttgttgttgttgttgttgcgcaaattttaggttttaacccaaaacttatTTTAAACCCAACTATTGGAGAATGATTAACTTAgtttaaaatctaaattttgaTGAGCCAACCATTAACACTGGCCTAAATTTTGGGTTAAATTTGCCCAAAATTaaggttttaacccaaaacatATTTTAGGCCCAATCATTGGATAATGATTGGGTTAATTTTAAAcctaaattttagttttcaacCCAAAAGTTGGAGACGGTCTAATAGAAGCCCAATAGATGCCATAAGACTTTAGGGTCATGACCTGCAATTTTAACATTGTGCTCTTTTGGTTTGATAATTTTGatttggtcaggaggatccttgTATGGCCGAAGGGCAACAAAGTAAATTCGAAAATGCAGTTCTCCATGTATTTGAGTATCCCAAGTGCTTCAACTTTGGAACCTGGCTGGACTAGATTTGCCCACTTCAGCTTGAGTGTGCTCAATCAACTCGACAGCAACAAGACAATCACAAAGTTTACCAAGGGTATTTCTTTCACTCTTCATGAATCATGTTTCTGTTCTTTCTATGTGATCTTTTTGTTGTGGCAATCGAAACTCATTAAATGGATTCCCTTGCGCTGTCCATCCTGattctgtttttgtttgttgtttaTATATGACACGCGTCGTTGGTTGGTTGTAACAAGTTATGATGCATTTGGATAGAATGATTTAAAACAAGGGAATCAGAGTGCGTTTCTAGTATAACACTTTACATTGTTTAACTGATCGTTATCATTTGCACAACACGCGTCATTGTATCAAGTGAAGGTGCATTTGGATAGAAAGAGTTAAGACAAGGGATTTGGAGTTACAAGTATAAATTGTTTAGTTGATGGTAATCACTTATGCGACACATGTTGTTGGTTGTAATAAGTTATGGTGCATTTGGATTGATTTATGCAACAAGCGTCGTGCATTTGGATGAAACAAAAACAAGGGATTTGGAGTGTGTTTCTAGTATAAATTGTTTACCTGATCATTATCATTCATACAACATGCGTCATTAGTTGTAAAAAGTTATGGTGCATTTGGACAGAAAGATTTCAAACAAGGGATTTGGAGTGACCTTCGAGTAAAATTGTGCAACTGATCGTTATCAATGAAACTGTAATTTTGATTTTCTCTGTTAGTTTGAATGTGTCGTCAAGAAAAAGTCTAGAATTTCTCTTCCTTTAAGCTTTGGTGCTGATAATATTTAGTGGATCCCAGACTCTGAtcagttttacatatatatatatatatatatatatatatattgttgccgATATTATATGAGATTTGCTATCGCATTGGGACACTGGTGGCAGCTTagcttttattttttcttagaACTTTCTGTTTTGAAAGCTAACAGAGTTATGCCTGGCTTAAGTACGTTTACACATGGAAGGAAGTCCATCTGCAAATATCTTATCAGCATTAGTTCTTGATCATTTCTTAGAACTTTCTGTAGTAAACTCTGAAATGGACTTCCTTTATTGTTGTTTCCGCATTACCTGGTGATGTGCTTTGCATTCTTGATTAAGGTTTTGTATTCCTTGATTTTTTGTTCACAGGCTCTTATAAAGAGTTCAAAGAACACACGAGTGAGTGGGGCTTCAGATCATTCGTGCTGCTTAGTGAACTTTATGACGAGACTGCAGGTTATCTTGTGAATGATACGTGCATTGTTGAAGTGAAGGTCCATATTCCAATAGACCAGCGAGCTAAGAGTTCTGCAGAATCTGCACTTATGCAGTCTATAAAGAAAGAGCATGTTGGGCAGGAACGTTCACATGTGCATTCTGTGCAAACTGTAGAGTCTTCTCCAGCACCTATTATGCCAAGTTCAGAACCGCTGACTCCTTTCCAAGAAACATCAGGCCCTGAACAAGTTTGCGCTAAGGCTATTATTATAAGCCTTCCTGACCCTTCTCTAGTCAAGGAGTTTGGGGAAGTTCCCACCAAACCAACAGGGGGAGTCAAGGAACTTGGGGAAGTTCCCACCAAACCAACGGGGGAAGTCAAGGTCAAGGAGCTTGGGGAAGTTCCCACCAAACCAATGGGGGAAGTCAAGGTCAAGGAGCTTGGCGAAGTTCCCACCAAACCAACGGGGGAAGTCAAGGAGCTTGAGGATGTTCCCACCAAACCAGCGGGGGAAGTCAAGGAGCTCACGGAAGTTCCCACCGAACCAACAGGTGAGCTTATGGATTTTCGTGGGTTGGGACTAATAGAGAAAGCTTTCGTCCCACTGCTGGAGGAAGCTTGTACAGTGCATCCTTCGTTGATTGAGTGCGTACGTAAGAAGAATCGCAAAGTTATTGAATGTGCTTTGACAACTCTTGGAGGGCTCTTGCAttttcttaaaacaaaaaaGGTGAAGGATATGAATGAGGATGCCTTTGCTCAGCTTCGAAGTTTATGGGAGGATGTCGAGATGTTCAGATTTGACTTGGGGTGGCTGGAACCACGTGTTCAATCTGCTTTGGGTAAGAAGAAGTTTCTGGAAAGGGCAAGGAGAGTGAAAAGGCTGAGGGATGATGTTGAAGTTTTGGATAATGAGAAGAAAAGGCGGAGTGCCGCACTTGCTGTTACAGAGGTAGAGCTTGAGGAAGCAAAGAGAGAGCTGGCAAAGGAGGAAGAGGGCTTCAACGAGAAAGATATGGATTCTGAGCTAGCTGTGGTGAGTTAGCCTTATTGTAGAAGTTTCTCTTTGACATATGAGAGAGATAGACATGGGTAGTGAGTGAGTTATGGGAACCGTTAGCCTTATTCTAGAAGCTATCTTAGATATGAGTAATAGGACAGATGTGCGGGGatatatatttcatgatttagTACTAATTTGGTGCACCTCCATCATCCCACTGGTACTAATTTGCTAGCAGAAGAGATCTCAAGTTCGAATCTAACAGtctaagaagaaaaatattttgcaTGATCGgacattttcatttttaagtcGATATGGATTAAACAATTGAAGGCTCAAGCTACTTTTCTCAAGTAAAAATGGACCATCTCAAACTCAAATCTTATATTTGAGTCCAAACCTCTCTACAAGGAAAAATTATGGCCAAGGTACTCTACAAGGAAAAATCAGGCGGTGCTGCCGGCTTAGCCCTCCTTGTTAAGCATTATTGGCGTTTGATGCACGATCAGGATGAATGCTCGGCTATCAGACAGATCCATATTGGTGACCCAAGAAGGAATGATTGGCTGATTTGGCCAGTTGACAAACGATGACAAAGTTGGGTCCGACGGCCTTACTCCTCCATAGTCATCTACACAAAAATTTGGGAGTGGATTTAGAAAGTGGAGGTTccaccaaaaattcaaaactttaCGTGGAGAGTTATTGGACGAGCAGTAGTGACAAAGGTGGGGCTTTTTCGAAGAACTCCTCCTTTGTCCATGGATggattcggtttggtttggtttgggggCAATTAAATTACAAAGTTGATAGACACTCAGTTACTACATTCGATGCTTggcttttggtttggtttggtagAGTTCTTGCCAAATGTCAACTAAAAGAACTAAGATTTGAGTTTTGACTCCGATCGTCGTCAATGCACATATCTTTATTTGTCAATTTGAGTTTTGAGTCTTATGACAACAATGTTGGAGGAGGGAGCGGGGGGTGATAGTTGGAGGAGGAAGCATGGTGGAGTTGACAGTTGGAGCCTGGAGGAGGGATTGAAAGTATGGTCGATGGAGGTCAAAAGTTGGAGGAGATTAGAGTggaaatcaaatcaaacaactaatacaaaaaacataaatatcTGAGCTGAAAAATAGAAAATCTAACAGTTGTGGAAATCGAACCTAACGATTAATACACCCACAACACTCAAATGACCTTTtctcgaagaaaaaaaaaagttttgagaCTTGATTTTGACTTGGGTAATATTTCAGGGACCAAATCAGCAATTTATtcaaaaatttaatttgaaaCTAAAATTCAATTTCTCTTAAATGTACGTGTAACACTAAGtgatatgaaaaataaattattgagttgaACATCTCATAGTTGTGGAAATCGAATCTAACGACTAATGCTCCCATAGCACTCAAAGGAACTTTTTCTCGAAAAAAGGTAGTTTAGAGACTTGATTTTTACTTAGGTAATATTTCAGGTACCAAGTCAGCAATTTActccaaaagttaattttgaaactaaattttcaatttctctTAAATTGTACGTGCAACACTGAGtgatatgaaaaataaattgttgAGTTAAAAAACTGAACATCTAACAGTTGTGGAAATCAAATCTAACGACTAATGCGCCCATAGCACTCAAAATGACTTATTCtccaaaagttaatttcaatactaaatttgcaattttttttagtagCACGTAACATTAAGTGATATGAAAAATAAGTGACcaagattaaaaatgaaaattcaaaaattatgaaaatcaaATCTAATGATCGAAACACCGAGGATTTATACATAGTATTGAAGCCACACTCCTAAATTTgactaatttcataaattttatTGGATATTTTCAAGAAAGTCAAAATTTAGAATTCAAGTGAAAATGAGGGTccaaaaaaataagtgaaaaatgaggaacttttaatttttaaaagtaTAAATCGGGCTAGATGGACAACATTTGGCAAAACATAGTAACATGCGAGTCGACGGTTTAAAGTTAGACCCAGTAAAAAAAGGTAGTATCCGGAACTGAAGTGgtgcgctctctctctctctctctctctctctctctctctctctctcgctctctctctgtctctgtctgaAAGTCGCCAACGGAGAAATACGCAGCTATCAACCGAAAATGCAAAGAGGTCAGAACGTCTTTATACTTCTTGTTTTCCCCGTCAAGCTTTCGTGCATGGAAATCTGCTTTTCTAAATCTTAGACAGATGCCCATTTCAGTATCATGTTCTAGATCTCATTTTCTGTAGATTTCAGCTCGAGTTTTGCTGTCCTGTTTAAATTATGAAACTTTTAAGTAATGTGTGGCGTCGTTTGTGATATTGTCTTGCAGATGTACATGTTTAAAgtgaaaacttttgtttctctgaaaaaaaaatgagaaatgaaATTAGGGTTTAGACAACCATCGCAATCACCCAGAAGTTGaagagaaattagggttttttggggtTTGTCGGAAAAGCGAAAAACTTTAGTTTAGGGTTGATTTGTGGACAAGGGTTTGTGATGGAAGGAGGGTCAAGCCACAACTTCGTTCCTCCTTCAGCTGGGATTGATAAGTCAAGGGTTTTGGATGTTAGACCTCTGCGTAGTTTGATGCCAGTGTTCCCAGCTACGTCTCAAGCCCCATCCTTTCCGGGCATGCCTCCCTTTGGCCATACCCCTAATGGGTTTCCTCCGTTTTACCCGTTTAACGTACCACTATCTCAGGCCTCACCTGATCTAAATAGTGAGATGAGGACACCAACCGGTCCCATGCCTGCTCCTATCCGATCATATAGAGCTCCTGCCCCATCTGGCTCCGATGACTTTCCAGAGGATTCCAATGGAGAAGGGTTCTTTGATCCTCATGTAGGTTCTAGTGCATCTCGAAAGAAGACCTCAAAAGCTAGTTCATCTCGAAAGAAGACCAAGAAAAATGGAGATGGTGGTTCAGTAACAAACAATGGGTCAGGCGTGACCTTTGTTCCTGTTATGAGTtcatttcaaattgaagatGGTAACAGGGAGTTGGTTAATTATGTACTCATGAATTTCGATGCACTCCGGAGAAGGATCTGTCAAATTGAAGAAAACAAGGAAAC
Proteins encoded in this region:
- the LOC126629477 gene encoding uncharacterized protein LOC126629477 isoform X1, whose protein sequence is MMTSNNREDEEVVSETFTWVIENFSKLQNDKHYSDVFTIAGFKWRILVWPKGNKVNSKMQFSMYLSIPSASTLEPGWTRFAHFSLSVLNQLDSNKTITKFTKGSYKEFKEHTSEWGFRSFVLLSELYDETAGYLVNDTCIVEVKVHIPIDQRAKSSAESALMQSIKKEHVGQERSHVHSVQTVESSPAPIMPSSEPLTPFQETSGPEQVCAKAIIISLPDPSLVKEFGEVPTKPTGGVKELGEVPTKPTGEVKVKELGEVPTKPMGEVKVKELGEVPTKPTGEVKELEDVPTKPAGEVKELTEVPTEPTGELMDFRGLGLIEKAFVPLLEEACTVHPSLIECVRKKNRKVIECALTTLGGLLHFLKTKKVKDMNEDAFAQLRSLWEDVEMFRFDLGWLEPRVQSALGKKKFLERARRVKRLRDDVEVLDNEKKRRSAALAVTEVELEEAKRELAKEEEGFNEKDMDSELAVVS
- the LOC126629478 gene encoding MATH domain and coiled-coil domain-containing protein At3g58210-like, producing MTSNNREEEEVVSGTFTWVIENFSKLNNNNLFSDVFTIAGFKWRILVVRPKWLSDQDPNGLVQLAIYLGIADASSLAPGWSRYSSFSLTLVNRLDTNKSITKPATGSVKEFTENHKEWGFKSFIPLIKLYDSAAGYLVNDTCIVEARLNVSIRIGDQGSNFSASTDHSEKEHKAQEPLVLNSKAENSSPAPKTPCSEFQHTPGSEKVCTEPADGGPTEPSLVKELEELPTNLTGELMEFRGLGQIEKAFIPLLEEVCSLHPSLIECLHKRNRMVVECALTALGGLLHFLKTTKVKDMTEDACSRLQSLWEDVHMFKFDLAWLETHVQSALDMKKLLERSRRVKRLREDVDILDNEMKRRSAALAVTEVDLEIAKRDLEKEEKVIAAIDMDSELGYGMR
- the LOC126629477 gene encoding uncharacterized protein LOC126629477 isoform X2; amino-acid sequence: MTSNNREDEEVVSETFTWVIENFSKLQNDKHYSDVFTIAGFKWRILVWPKGNKVNSKMQFSMYLSIPSASTLEPGWTRFAHFSLSVLNQLDSNKTITKFTKGSYKEFKEHTSEWGFRSFVLLSELYDETAGYLVNDTCIVEVKVHIPIDQRAKSSAESALMQSIKKEHVGQERSHVHSVQTVESSPAPIMPSSEPLTPFQETSGPEQVCAKAIIISLPDPSLVKEFGEVPTKPTGGVKELGEVPTKPTGEVKVKELGEVPTKPMGEVKVKELGEVPTKPTGEVKELEDVPTKPAGEVKELTEVPTEPTGELMDFRGLGLIEKAFVPLLEEACTVHPSLIECVRKKNRKVIECALTTLGGLLHFLKTKKVKDMNEDAFAQLRSLWEDVEMFRFDLGWLEPRVQSALGKKKFLERARRVKRLRDDVEVLDNEKKRRSAALAVTEVELEEAKRELAKEEEGFNEKDMDSELAVVS